The Numida meleagris isolate 19003 breed g44 Domestic line chromosome 10, NumMel1.0, whole genome shotgun sequence genome includes a window with the following:
- the UTP4 gene encoding U3 small nucleolar RNA-associated protein 4 homolog translates to MGEFEVHRVRFFGLVPAGVRCMAYHHRGCRLALARTDGAVEVYNFAANYFMEKAIPGHQARSVEALCWAAGERLFGAGLSGDITEYDLEQLRPARAIDGFGGPIWSIAANDDGTRLAIGCEDGSVKLFQVVPGGVQFEKNLDRQKGRVLCLSWHPSGTHLAAGSIDFLRVLDVRSGRTAQRIMVNYHVPKSKKRECVVWGIAFLSSGTVVSSDSFGRVQFWDWERGTLQDSHTVSTSAVLSLAVSEKEDSIVVGTSAGATYQLQLLPVKVGSQEKRWVKTKPFQHHTHDVRAVVHSPTALISGGLDAQLVIRPLMEKVQKKSYDAALRKFTLPHRRLVSCARKARLLLFQFSQHLELWRLGSTNKTGKDGEVLPVSRMPEHLLQLKSKGPEHIYCSCVSPCGSWIAYSTASRFHLYHVQHEGDSISVKKVPGVPKLLLPAYQLQCSSDSGRLFIASDKGSVHVVQLLEPGGCKHLQTLRPPAGTREAVYLLASSADGNWLAAVSGDWEVHVYSLKHFKHHCTVPTYSCAVTALAIHPATNNLVITYSDQQLFEFSIPEKQYTAWSRMVQNRGLHRLWLERDSPITHIAFNPKNASQILLHDVYMFCVLDKSLPLPDNNALLVNQSALKQLAEPARQRQLHAFKICKKFQPLLFVDLLDERCLVTVERPALDISAQLPPPVQQKKFGT, encoded by the exons ATGGGGGAATTTGAGGTGCACCGGGTGCGGTTCTTCGGGCTGGTGCCCGCTGGCGTGCGCTGCATGGCCTACCACCACCGCGGCTGCCGCCTGGCGCTCGCCCGCACCGACGGCGCCGTTGAGGTGTACAACTTCGCCGCCAATTACTTCATGGAAAAG GCCATCCCCGGGCACCAGGCGCGCTCGGTGGAAGCGCTGTGCTGGGCGGCGGGGGAGCGGCTCTTTGGGGCCGGCCTGAGCGGGGACATCACCGAGTATGACCTGGAGCAACTGCGCCCAGCCCGTGCTATCGATGGCTTCGGGGGACCCATCTGGAGCATAGCTGCCAACGACGATGGCACACGACTGGCG ATTGGCTGTGAGGATGGCTCGGTGAAGCTCTTCCAGGTGGTGCCTGGCGGTGTTCAGTTCGAGAAGAACCTGGACCGGCAGAAAG ggcgTGTGCTGTGCCTCTCCTGGCACCCCTCGGGGACCCACCTGGCAGCCGGTTCCATCGACTTCCTTCGTGTGCTTGATGTCCGCTCAG GACGGACCGCCCAGAGAATCATGGTGAACTATCATGTGCCAAAGTCCAAGAAGCGTGAGTGCGTCGTGTGGGGCATCGCCTTCCTGTCAAGTGGCACCGTCGTCAGCTCAGACTCATTTGGAAGAGTGCAGTTCTGGGACTGGGAGCGAGGGACGCTGCAGGACTCCCACACCGTCAGCACCTCAGCTGTCCTCTCACTGGCTGTGTCGGAG aaGGAAGACAGCATCGTGGTGGGCACCTCAGCGGGGGCCACCTACCAGTTGCAGCTGCTGCCGGTGAAGGTGGGCAGCCAGGAGAAGCGCTGGGTGAAGACAAAGCCATTCCAACATCACACCCACGACGTGCGAGCTGTGGTGCACAGCCCGACGGCTCTCATCTCTGGAG GCCTGGATGCCCAGCTGGTGATCCGCCCGCTCATGGAGAAGGTGCAGAAGAAGAGCTACGATGCAGCGCTGCGGAAATTCACACTTCCCCAC CGACGCCTCGTCTCCTGTGCCAGGAAAGCCCGGCTCCTCCTTTTCCAGTTCTCCCAGCACCTGGAGCTCTGGAGACTTGGCTCTACTAATAAAACTG GAAAGGATGGAGAGGTCCTTCCCGTGAGCCGCATGCCAgagcacctcctgcagctcaaGAGCAAG GGTCCTGAGCACATCTACTGCAGCTGCGTCTCACCCTGCGGCAGCTGGATCGCCTACAGCACTGCCTCTCGCTTCCATCTCTACCACGTGCAGCACGAGGGCGACAGCATCAGCGTCAAGAAG GTCCCTGGCGTGCCcaagctgctgctcccagcctaCCAGCTGCAGTGCTCTTCTGACTCGGGCAGACTCTTCATCGCCTCCGACAAAGGCTCTGTCCATGTGGTGCAGCTGCTGGAACCGGGGGGCTGCAAACACCTGCAGACACTGCGCCCGCCTGCAG GGACCCGGGAAGCTGTCTACCTGCTGGCGTCGAGCGCTGATGGGAACTGGCTGGCTGCGGTCAGCGGGGACTGGGAGGTGCATGTCTACAGCCTGAAACACTTCAAG CACCACTGCACGGTGCCCACCTACAGCTGCGCAGTGACAGCCCTCGCCATCCACCCAGCCACCAACAACCTCGTTATCACCTACTCGGACCAGCAG CTCTTTGAGTTCAGCATCCCTGAGAAGCAGTACACGGCCTGGAGCCGCATGGTGCAGAACAGGGGGCTGCACAGGCTCTGGCTGGAGAGGGACTCGCCCATCACCCACATCGCCTTCAACCCCAAGAACGCCTCGCAGATCCTGCTGCACGATGTCTACATGTTCTGTGTCCTCGACAAGTCCCTG CCCCTGCCCGACAACAACGCCCTGCTGGTGAACCAGAGCGCCCTGAAGCAGCTCGCAGAGCCCGCCCGGCAGCGGCAGCTCCACGCCTTCAAGATCTGCAAGAAGTTCCAG CCGCTGCTGTTCGTGGACCTGCTGGACGAGCGCTGCCTGGTGACGGTGGAGCGGCCCGCCCTGGACATCAGCGCGCAGTTACCGCCGCCCGTGCAGCAGAAGAAGTTCGGCACTTAG
- the CHTF8 gene encoding chromosome transmission fidelity protein 8 homolog, whose translation MVQVIVSSAGAGGLEHWVLVELQGEVEPRGGGALPGSLLGDLHYTREGVPVLIVGHHILYGKVVQLEKPFAVLMKQAANPAGTHYTVTALIKTKLLFKTRPKPIITNVPKKV comes from the exons ATGGTGCAGGTCATCGTCTCCAG tgctggtgcaGGCGGCCTGGAGCACTGGGTGCTGGtagagctgcagggagaggtggAGCCACGCGGTGGCGGTGCGCTGCCTGGGAGTCTGCTGGGAGACCTGCACTATACCCGTGAG GGTGTCCCCGTGCTCATTGTGGGCCACCACATCCTCTACGGGAAGGTGGTACAGCTGGAGAAGCCCTTTGCTGTCCTGATGAAGCAGGCAGCCAACCCTGCAGGGACACACTACACTGTCACTGCCCTCATCAAGACCAAGCTGCTCTTCAAAACGCGGCCCAAGCCCATCATCACTAACGTGCCAAAGAAGGTGTGA
- the HAS3 gene encoding hyaluronan synthase 3 produces the protein MPVSLSTALRVVGTSLFALAVLGGILAAYVTGYQFIHTEKHYLSFGLYGAILGLHLFIQSLFAFLEHRRMRAGGQPVRLGRSVALCIAAYQEDPDYLKKCLHSVKRIAFPDLKVVMVVDGNGPDDTYMLDIFHDVMGSERAGSYVWRSNFHARGEGETEAGLQEGLARVQALVRGTTYSCILQKWGGKREVMYTAFRALGDSVDYIQVCDSDTVLDPACTAEMLRILEADPRVGGVGGDVQILNKYDSWISFLSSVRYWMAFNVERACQSYFGCVQCISGPLGMYRNALLQQFLEDWYHQTFLGTKCSFGDDRHLTNRVLSLGYQTKYTARSRCLTETPTRYLRWLNQQTRWSKSYFREWLYNALWFHKHHLWMTYESVVTGFFPFFLIATVIQLFYRGRIWNILLFLLTVQLVGIIKATYACFLRGSAEMIFVSLYSLLYMSSLLPAKMFAIATINKSGWGTSGRRTIVVNFVGLLPVSVWAAVLLGGLAYTAYSQDLLSDTEVAFLISGAVLYACYWVALLTLYLAIVARRCGKRQEQCGLVFAEV, from the exons ATGCCAGTGAGCCTCTCCACGGCGCTGCGTGTCGTCGGGACCAGCCTCTTCGCGCTGGCGGTGCTGGGGGGCATCCTGGCCGCCTATGTGACTGGGTACCAGTTCATCCACACGGAGAAGCACTACCTCTCCTTTGGGCTCTACGGGGCCATCCTGGGGCTGCACCTCTTCATCCAGAGcctctttgctttcctggaGCACCGGCGCATGCGGGCCGGGGGACAGCCGGTGCGGCTGGGCCGCTCGGTGGCCCTCTGCATCGCCGCCTACCAGGAGGATCCCGACTACCTGAAGAAGTGCCTGCACTCCGTCAAGCGCATCGCCTTCCCCGACCTCAaagtggtgatggtggtggaCGGCAACGGCCCCGACGACACCTACATGCTGGACATCTTCCACGACGTGATGGGCTCCGAGCGCGCGGGCAGCTACGTCTGGAGGAGTAACTTCCACGCGCGGGGCGAGGGCGAGACGGAGGCcgggctgcaggaagggctggCCCGCGTGCAGGCTCTGGTGCGCGGCACCACCTACTCCTGCATCCTGCAGAAGTGGGGCGGGAAGCGCGAGGTGATGTACACGGCCTTCAGGGCGCTCGGAGACTCCGTGGACTACATCCAG GTGTGTGACTCAGACACGGTGCTGGACCCCGCCTGCACCGCCGAGATGCTCCGCATCCTGGAGGCCGACCCTCGCGTCGGCGGCGTCGGTGGCGATGTCCAG ATCCTGAACAAGTACGACTCGTGGATCTCCTTCCTGAGCAGCGTGCGGTACTGGATGGCCTTCAACGTGGAGCGTGCCTGCCAGTCCTACTTCGGCTGCGTGCAGTGCATCAGTGGCCCGCTGGGCATGTACCGCAACGcgctgctgcagcagttcctGGAGGACTGGTACCACCAGACCTTCCTGGGCACCAAGTGCAGCTTTGGGGACGACCGGCACCTCACGAACCGCGTGCTCAGCCTGGGCTACCAGACCAAGTACACGGCGCGTTCCCGCTGCCTGACGGAGACGCCGACGCGCTACCTGCGCTGGCTCAACCAGCAGACCCGCTGGAGCAAGTCCTACTTCCGCGAGTGGCTCTACAACGCGCTGTGGTTCCACAAGCACCACCTCTGGATGACCTACGAATCGGTGGTGACCggcttcttccccttcttcctcatCGCCACCGTCATCCAGCTCTTCTACCGCGGGCGCATCTGGaacatcctcctcttcctgctgacGGTGCAGCTGGTGGGCATCATCAAGGCCACCTACGCCTGCTTCCTGCGTGGCAGCGCCGAGATGATCTTCGTCTCCCTCTACTCCCTGCTCTACATGTCCAGCCTGCTGCCCGCCAAGATGTTCGCCATCGCCACCATCAACAAGTCGGGCTGGGGCACGTCGGGGCGCCGCACCATCGTGGTCAACTTTGTGGGGCTGCTGCCGGTGTCGGTGTGGGCGGCCGTGCTGCTGGGCGGCCTGGCCTACACGGCCTACAGCCAGGACCTGCTCAGCGACACCGAGGTGGCCTTCCTCATCTCGGGCGCCGTCCTCTACGCCTGCTACTGGGTGGCCCTGCTGACACTCTACTTGGCCATTGTGGCTCGGCGCTGCGGCAAGCGGCAGGAGCAGTGCGGGTTGGTCTTTGCCGAGGTGTGA